One region of Oryza sativa Japonica Group chromosome 5, ASM3414082v1 genomic DNA includes:
- the LOC4339173 gene encoding SNF1-related protein kinase regulatory subunit beta-1 isoform X2 yields MGNASGKEGEENGHVAAGAAAGVAGSAGAAARAPPPLMPPDAVMRELPPPVPYVFTPQEKGIPTLISWSQGGNEVFVEGSWDNWTSRRVLEKSGKDHTILLVLPSGVYHYRIIVDGEPKYVPELPHVADEGGQVANLLDVHDYIPESLGSVAGFDSPPSPEHSYDLQLPGDEEFAKEPPILPPQLVMSVLGDTDNSEEQTLKPKHVVLNHLYIEKGWGSQSLLALGVTHRFQSKYVSFVLYKPLRRSSTAKRTKNGG; encoded by the exons ATGGGGAACGCGAGCGgcaaggaaggggaggagaacgGCCACGTGGCGGCGGGGGCCGCCGCCGGAGTGGCTGGCTCGGCGGGGGCAGCGGCccgggctccgccgccgcttatGCCGCCGGACGCCGTGATGCGGGAGCTGCCTCCCCCGGTGCCCTACGTCTTCACGCCGCAG GAGAAGGGAATTCCAACTTTGATCTCATGGAGTCAAGGAGGAAATGAGGTGTTTGTGGAAGGATCATGGGATAACTGGACATCAAG GAGGGTGTTAGAGAAGTCTGGGAAAGACCATACCATATTGCTAGTTCTGCCATCAGGGGTATACCATTACAGGATCATCGTCGATGGGGAACCGAAATATGTCCCTGAACTACCTCATGTGGCTGATGAGGGAGGGCAGGTTGCCAACCTCCTCGATGTCCAT GATTATATCCCAGAAAGCCTGGGCAGCGTGGCAGGATTCGACTCTCCTCCGTCGCCTGAACACAGCTATGATCTCCAGCTCCCAGGTGATGAGGAGTTTGCCAAGGAGCCACCTATACTGCCACCTCAGCTTGTAATGTCTGTTCTTGGTGATACTGATAACTCTGAAGAACAAACTCTGAAGCCAAAGCATGTTGTCCTCAACCACCTGTATATCGAGAAAGGATGGGGATCGCAGTCGCTGCTTGCTCTTGGAGTCACTCACCGGTTTCAATCCAAGTATGTAAGCTTCGTGCTGTACAAGCCGCTGCGAAGGTCATCCACGGCGAAGCGAACAAAGAATGGTGGTTAA
- the LOC4339173 gene encoding SNF1-related protein kinase regulatory subunit beta-1 isoform X1, whose protein sequence is MGNASGKEGEENGHVAAGAAAGVAGSAGAAARAPPPLMPPDAVMRELPPPVPYVFTPQVPVAPLHIPTEFSPVFNNSWINESDESTNNHPQEKGIPTLISWSQGGNEVFVEGSWDNWTSRRVLEKSGKDHTILLVLPSGVYHYRIIVDGEPKYVPELPHVADEGGQVANLLDVHDYIPESLGSVAGFDSPPSPEHSYDLQLPGDEEFAKEPPILPPQLVMSVLGDTDNSEEQTLKPKHVVLNHLYIEKGWGSQSLLALGVTHRFQSKYVSFVLYKPLRRSSTAKRTKNGG, encoded by the exons ATGGGGAACGCGAGCGgcaaggaaggggaggagaacgGCCACGTGGCGGCGGGGGCCGCCGCCGGAGTGGCTGGCTCGGCGGGGGCAGCGGCccgggctccgccgccgcttatGCCGCCGGACGCCGTGATGCGGGAGCTGCCTCCCCCGGTGCCCTACGTCTTCACGCCGCAG GTTCCAGTAGCCCCACTGCATATACCTACTGAATTTTCTCCTGTTTTCAACAATTCATGGATAAATGAATCGGATGAATCCACCAATAACCATCCCCAGGAGAAGGGAATTCCAACTTTGATCTCATGGAGTCAAGGAGGAAATGAGGTGTTTGTGGAAGGATCATGGGATAACTGGACATCAAG GAGGGTGTTAGAGAAGTCTGGGAAAGACCATACCATATTGCTAGTTCTGCCATCAGGGGTATACCATTACAGGATCATCGTCGATGGGGAACCGAAATATGTCCCTGAACTACCTCATGTGGCTGATGAGGGAGGGCAGGTTGCCAACCTCCTCGATGTCCAT GATTATATCCCAGAAAGCCTGGGCAGCGTGGCAGGATTCGACTCTCCTCCGTCGCCTGAACACAGCTATGATCTCCAGCTCCCAGGTGATGAGGAGTTTGCCAAGGAGCCACCTATACTGCCACCTCAGCTTGTAATGTCTGTTCTTGGTGATACTGATAACTCTGAAGAACAAACTCTGAAGCCAAAGCATGTTGTCCTCAACCACCTGTATATCGAGAAAGGATGGGGATCGCAGTCGCTGCTTGCTCTTGGAGTCACTCACCGGTTTCAATCCAAGTATGTAAGCTTCGTGCTGTACAAGCCGCTGCGAAGGTCATCCACGGCGAAGCGAACAAAGAATGGTGGTTAA
- the LOC4339174 gene encoding leucine-rich repeat protein 1: protein MAPTSAGNLAPATAILVVVVAVVLAAAAASQDGDALTEFRKGMSDPDGALASWDPDLVNPCTWFRVTCNADNRVIRLDLEEMNLSGHLSADLARLDQLQFMEIASNNIEGPIPPEFGNLENLISLDLCNNTISGPIPPSLGKLKSLKFMRIDHNLLTGPIPNELAGLSNLMILNVSNNDLCGTIPTSGPFDHFPPSSFASNPRLRYPGMDDDDTGR, encoded by the exons ATGGCGCCCACGTCGGCCGGAAACCTagcccccgccaccgccatcctcgtcgtggtggtggcggtggtcctggcggcggcggcggcgagccaggACGGCGACGCGCTGACGGAGTTCAGGAAGGGGATGAGCGACCCCGACGGCGCGCTGGCGAGCTGGGACCCCGACCTGGTGAACCCCTGCACCTGGTTCCGCGTCACCTGCAACGCCGACAACCGCGTCATCCGCCT AGATCTTGAGGAGATGAACCTGTCCGGCCATCTGTCGGCCGATCTTGCGCGACTGGACCAGCTACAATTTAT GGAAATCGCTTCGAACAATATTGAAGGACCAATTCCGCCAGAGTTTGGTAATCTGGAGAATTTGATTAGCCTAGACTTGTGCAACAACACCATTTCTGGGCCGATACCTCCGTCGCTTGGGAAACTCAAGTCCTTAAAATTCAT GAGAATTGATCACAACCTTTTAACTGGGCCAATCCCAAACGAGCTGGCTGGGCTGTCAAACCTCATGATCCT AAATGTATCCAACAACGATCTCTGTGGGACAATCCCGACGTCCGGGCCGTTCGATCACTTCCCTCCGAGCAG CTTTGCCAGCAACCCGCGGCTGAGGTACCCCGGGATGGACGACGATGACACCGGCCGCTAG
- the LOC4339175 gene encoding myb family transcription factor PHL7 yields MMYHAKKFSVPFGPQSTQSNEHMSNIGAFGGSNMGSPANPAGSGKQRLRWTSDLHNRFVDAIAQLGGPDRATPKGVLTVMGVPGITIYHVKSHLQKYRLAKYIPESPAEGSKDEKKDSSDSLSNTDSAPGMQINEALKMQMEVQKRLHEQLEVQRQLQLRIEAQGKYLQMIIEEQQKLGGSLKACEEQKLPHSPPSLDDYPDSMQPSPKKPKMDNLSPDSVRDVTQSDFESHLIGPWDQEAAFRVDEFKADPGLNKS; encoded by the exons ATGATGTACCATGCAAAGAAGTTCTCTGTACCCTTTGGACCGCAGAGTACACAGAGTAACGAGCATATGAGTAATATTGGAGCTTTTGGCGGGTCAAACATGGGCAGCCCTGCTAATCCTGCAGGGAGTGGGAAACAACGGCTACGTTGGACCTCAGATCTCCATAACCGCTTTGTGGATGCTATTGCTCAGCTTGGTGGACCTGATA GAGCAACACCTAAAGGGGTTCTCACTGTAATGGGTGTTCCTGGGATCACAATTTATCATGTGAAGAGCCATTTGCAG AAATATCGCCTTGCAAAGTACATACCAGAATCTCCTGCTGAAG GCTCAAAAGACGAAAAGAAGGATTCTAGCGATTCCCTCTCTAACACAGATTCTGCACC AGGAATGCAAATCAATGAAGCTTTGAAGATGCAAATGGAGGTCCAGAAGCGACTCCATGAACAACTTGAG GTGCAAAGGCAGCTGCAGCTGAGAATTGAAGCACAAGGGAAGTACTTGCAGATGATCATAGAGGAGCAGCAAAAGCTCGGTGGATCACTCAAAGCTTGTGAGGAGCAGAAGCTACCGCATTCACCACCAAGCTTAGATGACTACCCAGATAGCATGCAGCCATCTCCAAAGAAACCCAAGATGGACAACCTGTCACCTGATTCGGTACGGGATGTGACACAGTCAGATTTTGAATCCCATTTGATTGGTCCTTGGGATCAAGAGGCTGCATTCCGAGTGGATGAATTTAAAGCTGACCCTGGTCTGAACAAATCATAA